The candidate division KSB1 bacterium genome window below encodes:
- a CDS encoding MATE family efflux transporter, which produces MNKQILRLAIPNIISNLSVPLLGVVDTAVLGHLDEIYYLGALAVGGIIFNFIYWGFGFLRMGTTGLTAQAYGTKDDAQVFLILVRTLLIALAGALLLILSQKLIATVSFSLIKATPEVKQFAEEYFYIRIYAAPATLALYALHGWFLGMQNAKYPLILTVFVNVLNVIFNLIFVYKLGMKADGVALGTVIAQYSGLVLGVILYLKKYSSYAIKINKNLLFEKTALKRIFVVNTDIFIRTLGLIFTFSYFTAKSAEGGNIILAVNSILLQLINILAYGVDGFAFAAESLVGKYIGAKDKLNLRKTINYSFAWGIGLGVFISLCFWLFDEPILRIFTDKEDIILLCMSYMIWIIIAPLTNSFCFIWDGIFIGATATAPMRNSMLFCTFAIFVPVYLLLRDSLGNHSLWLALTVFMVMRGVTLTLYSRKHVLD; this is translated from the coding sequence TTGAACAAACAAATTCTCAGACTCGCTATCCCCAATATCATCAGCAACCTTTCCGTGCCGCTCCTGGGCGTGGTCGATACTGCCGTTCTCGGTCATCTCGATGAAATCTATTATCTCGGCGCTTTGGCAGTCGGCGGAATCATCTTCAATTTTATCTACTGGGGCTTTGGGTTTTTGCGCATGGGCACCACCGGCCTGACGGCTCAGGCATACGGAACCAAAGATGATGCACAAGTTTTCCTTATTCTGGTACGGACCCTTCTCATCGCGCTGGCCGGCGCCTTGTTACTGATTCTGTCTCAAAAACTAATCGCCACGGTCAGTTTCAGTTTAATCAAAGCAACTCCGGAAGTCAAACAATTTGCCGAAGAATATTTTTACATTCGAATTTATGCGGCCCCGGCCACCCTCGCACTTTATGCCCTGCACGGTTGGTTTTTAGGCATGCAAAATGCCAAATATCCGCTCATTCTAACCGTATTTGTCAATGTCCTGAACGTCATTTTCAATTTGATTTTTGTCTACAAACTTGGCATGAAAGCGGACGGGGTTGCCCTGGGAACCGTGATTGCCCAATACAGCGGGTTAGTTCTGGGAGTGATACTTTATCTTAAAAAATATTCATCCTATGCAATCAAAATAAATAAAAATCTGCTATTCGAGAAAACTGCTTTAAAACGAATTTTTGTTGTCAACACGGACATCTTTATCCGCACCCTTGGACTCATTTTTACATTCAGTTATTTCACTGCCAAATCTGCAGAAGGCGGCAACATAATTCTGGCGGTGAACAGCATTCTCTTGCAGCTTATTAACATCCTGGCCTACGGTGTCGACGGGTTCGCCTTTGCAGCGGAAAGTCTGGTAGGGAAATATATTGGCGCCAAAGACAAACTTAACTTGCGAAAAACCATAAACTACTCGTTCGCCTGGGGTATAGGCCTGGGAGTGTTTATCTCGCTCTGTTTTTGGCTTTTTGATGAACCGATCCTGAGAATTTTTACCGACAAAGAGGACATCATCCTGCTTTGCATGAGCTACATGATCTGGATCATCATTGCGCCGCTCACCAACAGTTTCTGTTTTATCTGGGACGGCATTTTTATCGGCGCCACGGCAACGGCGCCCATGCGCAATTCCATGCTGTTTTGCACGTTTGCGATTTTTGTGCCGGTGTATTTACTGCTTCGCGATTCTTTGGGAAATCACAGTTTGTGGCTGGCTTTGACAGTGTTTATGGTGATGCGAGGAGTGACACTGACTTTGTATTCGAGGAAGCATGTGCTGGATTAG